The nucleotide sequence cttgggttgttAGAAGATCCTGGTATGCTACTAagcatagtagcagtgtagcggccagccaatcagagcctctacatgtgacgtttcgcttccgtgatatttttggctaagacttcaagtgaacgctgattggacgaaGCGCTTCCTAATGATTCCTGATACTTGCTTGTcctttgcaagcaattttctggatcactccaacacacccctctacagtcagtaGTACGATTTCGCCCTTAGACCTTGgattgctgcttttagtctccaatcgacctgcctggtatGGTAGAACATaaaggaacatatgttccagccaatataactAGGTTGGGTCATCACGTTAAGCAAACCCtacaccacgtcaaggtagcagctacggtcgggatgTTGCTTTGTGAAAAGTATCAGGTTTTCATCTAgatatgtaaatgattttatttatttattttaagacatagatattggtacaaggaggcaccaaatacatatgcgccacacaaatctcattcgatatgtgcgagggctgtgatactgctcgggtgcccaaactaaagcaggtggttttcatagggggccactccccgagccgtcgacctaaaggtctgatccacaagacagtggagcaatgtcaagggatgcagtcccatggaagccggtgacctaaaattggttcatacgccatttgttcctttaggatactggtgcccatgtgcaccactgatttggaatccggttaaagcgccggacattcgcttttcgtcctctcattttcgtagacaacacccgccacgagaaagcagtgagtaggacttccctggcagaggctatatacgcgtggccgtgtgagagcattttgagagggagaacGGACTCTCTCGGtcttaccagggcatttgggggcaaatgtAAATAATTCCTCTAGAATAATCTAAAATTTAGACAGCTATTCTAGTTAAGCGTACAAAACGATAATTTCCAGGCTTATCCATCCTGACTGCTCTGAAAACATAATTCACAACGGTGTTCTTCCACTCGCTTGATAACTTACCTTGGGTTACCGAACGATTAGAGTATTTACCTAAAGGGTTTGCGATAAAAAATGTGAGTGACCTACTATATATTTTGCCTGATCGTGTTGATTTCGTCACAACAAGCTAACTTAGTAGCCTAATTACATTTAGTTCTTGAATTGTAACATCcagaatttatttaatatgattTGATTGTCCCTGTGACTAACATGTCTATACTGAAAACATGTTTATAAAACAATTGTAGGACCAACTGGGAATTAGTCGTAAGTATGGCATGTACTTTGCATCTTTAAGATTCAAATTACTGCTGCAAGACTAATATAAGCCGGTGCATGCACTCAGTCTTTGTGATGTGTCACCAGAAATGGTTGGagaattttcatattttgttagTTGTGTAAGTGTTAGTGGTGCTTTAGTAAATAAAATCGATCTACGTTTATTAAAGGTCAGAGAATTTTATTGCAATTGGGACTGTTGTTCATCCCGTCATGATAATCTGACTGTAAAAAGTCGAGTTTACATCTCGTCAGCAAGAGCAGCTCTTCTATATGATTATTACACTTGGCCTCCAAGCTAAAGATGCTTGGCGATTCCCTATGTTTGATCACAGCTGTGCCTGAGTGTTCACACCTAGTAATAACACCATGTTGGTATTACTGAGGTCTGGCAATGTGTTCGGACGCGATGACGATAATTGAATTAGTGTTACTATTTTTCAACACCGACTTTGATGGCCTACTTCCACTAACATTTTTTCAGATATATCCTCATTGGACATTATTTGGCAATTCTGAGACTAAGTGAAGAAGCAGGAAGGCAATCAGTTTATATGTTATGAAGGAATAGTTGTATAGGACTGTCATTTGTCGGTTTATTCCAACTCCTTAACCACCGTTCTAGAGATAGTGCAGCTCAATGGTCTGAGATGTTTTTAGATTTGATTCAGAATAAAAACTGGTGGTGATCTTGTTGTAGCTTTCTATCATACTCCTCATCAAAGTGAGATAAACATCCTAATCGAAAAAAAGTTTTTCTTGGCTATATCTTCAACTGAACTGTATCGTCTTATTAAATACggtttttgttcatttatttgttgaatGCGCTATCGTTCTCCTCCTTATTTCTTCACAATAGTATGAATTTATTTGCGTAAGGCACTTTTTAGTGCCGTATAGTACCAAGATGtgtgtgtttgaataaataagttTGTGAGTAACCTCCTCTTAGTGATATTGTTGACCCATTTCCATGAAATTCTGAAATGCCGCACTCTTCTCTGTCTTACTGTTTACGTACGAAAATAGGCGTTTTGGGTATTCTATAGGCTTTAGTAAGCTCGAATTCATACTTTTTTCTGAACTGTTATAGGGCTATGACCCAAATGTTTTTGGTTCTTTATGTTAAGATTTACTCTCATCCTTGTCCAATTATGCAAATCTCTCTCCTATTCTTTTTGTCTTACGGAAAATGTTTCCAAGTTCCTTTGTTGAAGCATATTGAGCTGCTCATCAATGTACGTGATGCTGTTCAATGTACTGAGCTATAACAATATTTTGTGCTCTAATTAATGATTTTGACAGCTTGTGATCAATTATTGAacataaatgatttattacttTGTTTTTGACAATTctattttcttaaaaaatagCTATATCTTCTATTTCAGATGTGTTCAGCAGTTGATCGTACTTCCGATTTTATACGTTCCGTTCAACTTAGTCGTTCTAAATTGAATGACTTTAAGCGTCAAGatgaattattttctaattcACTTGGAAATCACGTAATGGACCACACATCTTTGGGTATGCCTAAGGCTAATTCCAATGATTCCGtatttgaaaacaatatttcaCACAAAATTAATGTTCTAAATGGATCTATAAAGAATCAAGATCACTCTAATAAAAAATCTGCCGCTCTTAGTCAGCGTTCACAGTTTACGAAAGCGGCTTCAGTTATTAGTCAAGATCTAACAAATACATTTTCTAAATTGGAACAGTTGAATGCATTAGCTCGAAAGCAAACGCTGTTCGATGATCATAGTTCGGAAATTCAACACTTGACATATGTTATAAAAGAATCTATAGCGAACCTAAACAATAGAATTGCTAATTTACAAGAAATTTCGAAATCTCAGGTGAGTTGGACCAAGTTTATTTTCTTAGGGAATTAGTTGACAGAGACGTATTTTGGTTTTATCGCTCTTAACACAATGTTTGTGACACAGTTTTACTGTAAGTAGTTGttgtggcatcagtccatggaGCCATTGACAATGGGATTGAGCCATGTCAACCGATGTAGACTCCCTGATCACGGTCCGCGCGGTTGTCGTAACCTATGGTTGCAATGGTGCAGATGCATGCACTATTTGTCTTCCTCCAAATTCTAAGCTTCTGGATCCCTCTAATTCTCTTTGTTTCACTAATTTATGTTTTCTTGAGTTGCATATTCAATGCCTAGCCTTTTCTGtaaccactgatactgttattaCCTCTACTATTGTGGCATTTTGCCTAACAATTTCATCTCTCTATGGTAACggagtatggcaacttgaaccgatgtacatacatTCCAGGTTTTACGTTGCAACTGACGGACTGGATTGTCACAAAAAGAGGAGTACGAACATGGAGCTTGTTAACAATTTCAAGTACTCATATTCATTGACTTAAAATTGACATTCACTCTGTATAGTAAAAATTTTCATAGCGTTGTTTTTGATGTTAATTGCGTACCAGATAAACACATCATTCCTTTTTGGTCGTATATTTAGAAGACTGTAAAGTTTTCAAGTACCATATGTTTTAAAAATAGAAGAATTAAACCACCTATATCACATTTAAAACACATATTATACGTCTGTTTCTTAACTTCATCCAAAGTGGTAATCAACATAGCTTCAACGATAGACCTTCATGCTCCAATGTGTTGTTTTATAAACGATATGAAACTTGAAGGAAACACCGTTAATTGGTTTATCATCTTCTACATCTGTTCACATAATACTAATTAGAAATTATATATAAGTTCCTTACCTTTTGTATCAGTGGCTTAATCACTGAACTTACTAACTTTCAGTCACTTGGTTACGAGTTCGAACTCCGTCACAAAGTCGAATAAGTGAATTTGTTTCTGGTCGATGAGTTATGTACAGTGTTATGTAAAAGACAAGTTACTAACTcttataaatatgaaaataagatTTACCAACAACATAATACATTCTTCAATATTCTCATAATATACTCACAACTATAACTCCATTATGTACTCCGATACATTCGTTCTCATCCAATGTGTACCCATTTTATTCGGTCACACTTTGTCCATCCAAGACTTCTAGCAGTTTGTTTCAAAGTGAGTTACTAGTGCATACTGAGGTATGATTCAGTTAGGTAACTTATGAAAATCATAGATAAACCTAAATCTCGAGGTTCCATTTCATCATACGATGTATAGACTAATAGTCTATGCTACAGATTTATAACATACATCATCTAAGTTTTATATGCATTTTTAAATCTCATTCTGCATGAGAACCATTATAATAATCGAGTTAACAAAAATTAAGTTCTTTTTCATTGTCAGGATCTTCCTTTAATGAAGTCGTACTATTTCTTTTTGTCACAGGTATCTGTTGGGAATCAACAATCTACACACTCTCGTTCCGTACTAATGGTTTTGCAAACTCATCTCGCTAAAATGTCTGATCAATTTCGAGGAGTGTTAGAATACCGTTCTAAGAATATAAAGTCACAGAATGCTCGTAAAAGCAAATATAGTTCATTGGATGACAAGTATGAATCATCTGAAACAATGTCATCTGTAAAACCTCCACATGTTGTTATCCCGTCAGTTTTGTTAAAAGTAAGCATGGTTCTATAATTTCCTTTAAATCCTAAATGTCATATCAACTGTTGCTTTCGTTGTTCCATGTTCTTCTACTGTATGATATACATTGATTATATTTCACTTGGTTCTACCCAAATCAAAACATTAATTGAGAACGAACAATGCATAACCCAATAAACCTGCACAATAAAGATCCAGAAGTCGGAACAGTAGAATTTATATAAGTGCCCTCTAACATCTCGATTCGCCCACCGGCTCTGATTTGTAGAAAGTGGATCAATCAACTTATCCTCATTTTAGCTGGATTAGATCGTGAAATAGTCAAAGCTTTATCCTGTTAATGAATTTCTATGGGGGGATTTGTGGGGATCATGAAAATTTTGTAGTTTTTAAGTCGCAAACTGATCTTAACTAAAACAGTattggatggctgttttgtCCAAGTATAGAAACCCTCTGCGGTGCGCACCCACGAACCCGCGCCCGGGAAtcggacccagggccttcagtttcgcgcacgaacgcttaacatctagaccactgagccggtatccggtggtgttaatgtttaatttcaatcaatccacgatatttcCCAACCCTCACCCACTGTCTTCAGTGGATAACTGTTTTACACCTGttatggttgaactccacgggTTAcgacttcttactagaactctagTAGTTGCGTGCTGAAGTTAATCAcaggtgagtacaggattactATAAGTGTAGGGGGGATTTGCGAAGATTAAAGCTTTGATTCTTGAATGTAGGGTCATGGACGCCCAcctctgacgagtcccatacttggatgGAACAGCCATCCACTAATTCTAGATTTTCAATACTGGGTTAGATAAGATATTAGTTCGTAATTTAAAAACTATGAAATTTCTATCACCAGTTTCCTTCATTATTCTCTTTAATCCACCAATGTTGATACCCTGTTAATTTCTCCCCActatttttcctttttttgtgtTAGTCAATACAAGTTTCCAGTGCTTACTGGGATTCACATTTGTGCCAAGTCGCAAGCATCGTATGCACTtatcttttattgatagatagatagcATTAATATTTCTTTACTGATAATATGTTTGTTAACATCAGTTATCGTGgagtttttaaaatatttaaaaagtaatttCAATCCATACAAAAACTCCATTCAAATGTTTTAAGGTACACAATGTTGACTGTAAGTAGCCTACTTATTTAGCCTAGTGTTTGCTTACATCGTCATTCTGCTCAAAAAGATATAGTGTCTTGAAGG is from Schistosoma haematobium chromosome 6, whole genome shotgun sequence and encodes:
- the STX5_3 gene encoding Syntaxin-5 (EggNog:ENOG410V939~COG:U) encodes the protein MCSAVDRTSDFIRSVQLSRSKLNDFKRQDELFSNSLGNHVMDHTSLGMPKANSNDSVFENNISHKINVLNGSIKNQDHSNKKSAALSQRSQFTKAASVISQDLTNTFSKLEQLNALARKQTLFDDHSSEIQHLTYVIKESIANLNNRIANLQEISKSQVSVGNQQSTHSRSVLMVLQTHLAKMSDQFRGVLEYRSKNIKSQNARKSKYSSLDDKYESSETMSSVKPPHVVIPSVLLKDDERAREALLSEKQGNDGLNGLGNLGLSTLPVNSNLGLAQKYINTDQTDSYLQSRSDAMQSIEHTIVELGQIFQQLATMVHEQDESIRRIDANVDDATVSIEAGHSELLRYFRSISSSRWLMIKVFFVLIIFFVIFVVFFA